The window GGAAGCTTCGGACAGTTTATAAATGAGATTGATCAAAAAGTAGGAATTCTAAGAAAGCCAGTTGAACATAACTATATTAAGCTTTTTTTATTCAGAGATAACTGTTTTATCCACTCATCAATGATGTATCGAGCCTCTTTTTTAAAAAGATTTCACATTTGCTACAATGAACGATTAAAATTCGCCGCAGATTATGATTTTGCAATTAGATGTTCAAAAAAATTCAAAGTGATGAATATACCCGAGGTACTGGTGGAATATCGTTCCCATGGCAATCAGATCTCTCAGGAAAAAAGAATAGAACAATTGCAGTTTGCCGATCAAATCCGGTTATGCCAACTTAGACAATTTAAGATAAAATATGTTCCGATAGAACTAAATGTTCACTTTAAAATGCTGCAGATCAAATTATGTGAAAAAGATCTAGAGTCGGCCGTAATTTGGTGTAATAGACTGATAGAAGCCAACGAACGCTTTAAAATCTATAACCATAAGCATTTCTATGAATTTTTAGATCTGACTTTATCCTTTTCATTTCAGAACAGCGAAGCAAATAGTTGGCCCATAGAACAAGAAATGATTGATTTTATTAAGGATAAAATAACCTCAGGTAAAAAAATACTTGAATTTGGTTCTGGTAATGGGACAAATGTTCTTTTGGAAAATTTCGAAGTCCACAGCATAGAGCATGACATAGATTTCGTTACAAATCGCGGAAAATCCCATTTCTGTATTCATTCGCCTATTAAAGCTGGCTGGTATGATCGTCAGGCGGTTCTAGAAGTACTTCAACAATCATTTGATTTTATGTTAGTTGACGGCCCTCCCGTAGAATTAAAGGCTGGAATCTTAGATCATTTGGATTTATTTACCGGAATAGAATGTCCAGTTATATTCGATGATGTAAATAGACCCTTAGATTTTAACGTTATGGAAACATTTTGCCTGAGGCTGAATTATTCGCCGGAAATTATCCAAGGAAGACATAAACAATTCGCCTACTGTACTAAACAATTATAAACAATTTTACATTGAAAAAATTCCCATTTTATAAGCAGCCAGATCAAATGGATTGTGGTCCAACCTGTATACGCATGATTGCAAGATATTATGGTCGAAATTATAGCTTACAACGTTTGAGAGAGATTTCAGGTATCAACCGTGCAGGTGTTTCTCTATTAGGTATTAGCGAGGCAGCAGAGAAAATTGGCTTCAGAACAACCGGGGTCAAACTGACTGTAAGTAAACTACAGGAAATGGAAATGCCATGTATACTTCATTGGCGACAGAATCATTTTGTAGTACTCTATAAGGTGGAAAAGAATAGCATCTTTTATATAGCGGATCCAGCCCGAGGTCTCATTAAGTACAATAAGGACGAGTTTGTAAAATTTTGGGAAAATACTCGAAATGAAAATGGTGGTCTTGGAATTGCTTTAGCCATTGAACCCAGTCCTGAATTTTATCAGCAAATAGGAGATCCTAATAAAAGGCTAGATATAACCTATATACTAGGTTATTTAGTAAAATACAAAAGCCTAATCATACAGCTCTTCATGGGACTTGGTGTAGGTAGTTTACTTCAATTGATCCTGCCCTTCTTAACTCAAGCTGTTGTAGATATTGGTATTAATACACGAAATTTAAATTTCATTTATATTGTCTTAATTGCCCAAACTATGCTTTTTTTAGGACGGATGAGTGTCGATTTTATTCGTGCCTGGATATTGTTGCATATCAGTACACGCATCAATATCTCCATTTTGACCGATTTCCTAATCAAATTGATGAAATTGCCTATGAGTTTTTTTGAGACCAAGATGACTGGCGATATCATGCAACGGATGAGCGATCAAGGACGTATACAGACTTTTTTGACAGGATCATCTCTCAGTACGGTCTTTTCTCTTTTTAATCTTATTGCATTTGCTTTTGTATTAGCCTATTACAATTTAGATGTATTTCTAATTTTTGTTGTTAGCAGTATATTGTACAGCATAGTTGTAATTATTTTTCTCAAAAAACGTAGGGAACTTGACTTTAAACGTTTCGACATTGCCTCTCAAAATCAGAGTACAGTTGTTCAGTTGATTTCAGGCATGCAGGAAATAAAACTCAATAACTGTGAACAGCAAAAGCGTTGGGAATGGGAACGCGTGCAAGCCAGTTTATTCAAATTTAGTATAAAGAGCCTTGCGCTAGGCCAGATTCAGCAATTTTTTGCATTTTTCATAAATGAGGGGAAGAATATTTTAATTACCTTTTTAGTGGCTAAATCTGTTGTAGACGGACAATTGACTCTTGGCGGTATGATGGCTGTGCAATATATAGTTGGCCAGTTGAATAGCCCGATTGAGCAATTTTTAGGTTTTTTACAGGGTTTTCAGGATGCCAAAATTAGCTTGGAGCGATTAAACGAGGTTCATGAACTAGAAAATGAGGAGCCATTAGGAAAACAGTTTCTATTCGATTTACCTAAACATACTACTATAAAACTCAATCAATTGAGTTTTACTTATCCCGGTGCAGGCAATGATCCTGTACTGTCTAATATCAATCTGGAAATCCCAGTTGGTAAAACCACAGCTATAGTTGGTATGAGCGGGAGCGGAAAGACAACAATCCTGAAACTCTTACTGCGTTTTTATGAACCACAAAAAGGTGAAATCAAAATAGGGAGTTCAAATATAAATCAGGTCAGTTTTAAATTTTGGAGGGGAAAATGTGGCATAGTCATGCAAGATGGTTATATCTTTTCAGACACAATAGCTAGAAATATAGCAGTTGCAGATGAATACCCAGACATTGAAAAATTGCAGCACGCCATCAAAGTAGCCAATATTGCTGACTTCGTAGATGAACTCCCGCTTGGCATTCATACCAAAATCGGCGCGGCAGGAAATGGAATAAGTCAAGGACAGAAACAGCGAATCCTTATTGCAAGGGCCGTGTATAAAAATCCTGAGTATATTTTCTTTGATGAGGCGACAAATGCATTGGACGCAAACAATGAAAAAATCATCATGGAAAATCTGGAAAGTTTTTTTGAAGGCCGTACTGTTGTTGTCGTTGCACACCGATTAAGTACTGTGAAAAACGCGGATAATATTGTTGTGCTAGACAAGGGGCTTATCATTGAACAAGGAACTCATTTGGAACTAACCCAGAGAAAAGGAGATTACTATCAGCTTGTAAAAAATCAATTAGAGCTAGGAAATTAAACAAAAAATATCAGATTTTCAGGCTATTACCCATCATATTGAAATATTAATTTAAAAAAGATGAACAATAAATTAGGCACCATAGATAGCAAAATACATCAGGCAGATAGTTTAAAACTGCCTGAACAAAGCTATGTAGATATCAATAGCGAAGAGGTTCAGGAAATAATCGCGTCAGTACCATCTTGGATATTGAGAAGTGGAAATACTGTAATCTTTATTGTTCTGCTCGGAATCCTATTAATGTCATCATTAATTGAATATCCTGATGTGGTAAAAACAGGATTAAAGATAAACTCTCTCAATTCACCAAAGCCTATATTGGCCAAGCAAAATGCAAAGCTTACCAAACTGCTAGCCAAAGATGGCGAAACCGTAGAAGAAAACCAGATATTGGCATATTTTGAAAGTACTGCAAACCCCGTAGACATCCTTGAGGTCAATGAAAAGCTACTCATCATTAAACATAACATTTTAAATAATATTGATAAAGAATTGATCTTACCGGCAGCGATGAACTTGGGAGAGCTACAGACAAGTTATCAGAATTTTTATCAGCAATATCTAGCCTTTCTTTCTACAAAAAAAAATGGTTATTATATAAATAAGGCCACCTTTCTTGAGCGTGATCTCCAAGATATCAGTAGTTTAAAAACACAGATATTCAAACAGCAAAAAATTCAAGAACAGGAGTATGCAAATAATGAAAAAGAATATAAAGCTTATAAACAGCTTTATGAAAAAAAGGTAATCTCTCGGAATGAATTTTCGGAACATGAAAATAAATATCTTGCCGCAAAATATCCTTTACAACAGACAGAGACGGCTATCCTAAATAATTCCACCGCAAATAATGCAAAACGAAAAGAATTGTTAGATATAAGGCACACCATTGCTGAGGAGCAAGCAAAGTTTATCCAATCGTTAAATCAATGTATAGGTGATAGTGATGCTTGGATTCAACTATATGTTCTGAGAGCGCCAGTAAAGGGACGATTGAGCTATGCGGGAATTATCCAGCAGAATCAGAACATATTGGCTGGTCAAGAGGTTTTTATCGTCAATCCTGGTAATACAGATTTTTTTGGAGAAATGCAAATTCCACAATATAATATGGGCAAAATCCATAGGGGAGAAAGAACTTTGATCAAACTAAAAAGTTACCCATTTGAACAATTTGGAACAATCAGAGGGAGACTTACCTATATTTCTGATGTAGCTTATCAAGATAGTGTCTTCATCGCTAAGGTAAGTTTTGAAAAATTTGAAAATAAAGATAAATACAATAAGATAGTTTTAAAGAATGGAATGTTAGCAGATGCAGAAATTATCACCGAGGAAAGTTCTTTGCTACTACGTTTTTTTAGAAACATAAAAAAAATGATGACTACTCAATAGTTAGCTCACAACTTAAGAACTCAAAAATCAGCTGTAATCGGGAAGTAATAAAAACGGCTTTATGATAAAAGGAATATGGTCTATGATTTTGGACAGAAAATTTCAAGCCAGAATGTTTTTGGTAATATTCTTTCATCATATATTAGATTACTTTTTTGATTTAACTATTAAAATTTGTACATGTAAATCATAGCAATTGCAGCTAAAACGTATTGAAAAAATGGTGAGCTATTCGGTGAGGTCACCAATCAGCTTGAATTTAGCACCACTTATTATACTAAGGGTGGTTTATTCTTAGGGTTTTATTCCCAATTTATTATCTCGTTGATCGGGATTTGTAATTCCGTCCCATATTGCGGGCATTCCATCATCTTTAATCACCACTGTGTGCCGATAGAGCTACACTCCAAATTGCTTACAAAAATGAGTCAAAATCTGAATAAGCTCCACAGCATAATTAACAGAAATTTTCAATACAGCATCACCACTATAATTTATGGCTATAGCCTGCTCGTTTACATTAAAACCCACATACAACGTGGGCTGGCCTAAATCCCAATAAACCAATTCATCGGCTGTTTTAAACAACTGTCCTTGATAAGGTTCTTTAATATAACCAGGGCTGTTCCAAATGGCTTCAGCTAAGGCGGTTATTATTGAAATTAAGCTTTCAGCATCTTCTTTGGTTAACAAACAACTTTCGCTGGTTTCTTTGTCTAGCTCAAGGTGTATTTTATCGCTATCCTTAAATAATAAAATACTGCCGCTTTTAACCAGCCATTTATAAACCTGGGGTTCCTGATTGTGCATATTACTCATTGTTATTGGGTACCCACATCTTAAAAAACTTAAACATTTTGGGATATTCTTCCCTGGGCGAAAAGGCTATGCAGGCTTCCTGATTGTTTAATGCCGATTCGGTGAGCACAATATGGTCTGCTTCCTTTTTAGCATTTGCGAACTCTGTTTCAGAAACCACACAAACCACCTTCTTAAATATGCCATTTATCCAGGTTTGCATGTTTGCCGTGTTTTCAAATTTCCTAAAACAGGCAAGAGATGCGTGTGCTGTAATTACGGGTACCATTTTATCAGGAACCTCTCTTTTAACTAAAATATACATCTTCATGATATAGTGAGCGCTTTGCGAAGTTGGCGTTGACGATAAACTTACAGAAAAATTGTGAAGTTGAAGGTTTTATGCTACCGGGTAGCACCAATGCAATATCCCCGATTACCTTTGGTATTAAACCGTTGCCCGAAGGTTTTAATCAGTATGCCGCAAAAAGGGCCGATCGGCATTGCTTTCCATAAATACCTTACGGTATTCCCTGGGCGATATACCTTGCCGGATCTTGAATTGCCTGTTAAAATAAGAAACATTATCAAAACCACAGGCATAACAGATGGCTGTGATATTGTTATCTTTCCCAATTAATAATTTTGTGGCATGACTTACCCTAATCTCATTTACAAACTGTGAGAATGTTTTGTGGGTGCTGTTTTTAAAATAGCGACAAAATGCAGCTTTGCTCATACAAGCGATGGAAGCCGCCGATTGGATGTCTATCTCCCGATGATAATTTTCGAATACATAATTGAATATGGAAGCCAGTTTTTTAGCATTACTTTCATTATGGCGTATTTTTCTGCTATCGTCTGTAATGAGTAATGCTCCTTGCTTACTGCTCAGCGAAAGCTCTTCCAATATCTGCAGCAACAGAATCAGGTTTTTCATTTGCTGGTTAGGCTGAAACTGGAAGAAGCGGGTGCTGGTTGAAGCCGCTGAAGTGTCGAATTTTATACCATATATCGATTGTTGCAACAGCTCCTTCACTGCCCTCAGTTCCAGGGTCTCAAAGAAATCCTTTCCCATAAAATCTGCAGAGAATTGCACTACAATGGCGTGCGCTACTTCTTCATCAGTTGTAGTTAGGATATCACTTGAAAAACAATGCACCAGCCCCGGCCCGAACATAAAGACATCTCCTTCCTTATAATTCATTACCTTATTGCCCACATACACCTGCCCTGAACTTTTTACAATCAAGATCAACTCATAGCTGTGGTGAAAATGAAAAGTACTGGTAAACTGTGGCTGACAGTATTCTTTAATTGCGAAACTGGCGTCCTCAGGAGTAGATATCGGTCGGTAAGAAACTTTCATAATTACTGTTTTTTGGTACAATAGTTATTTTTAGAAGCTAAATTTGACTATTAATGTAAATATAGTATCAAAAATGAGCAAATGAAGTATTTTTATTTCAATTGAAATCTGAATAAGTTTGTTTTACCCAGGCGCCGTTATACGCGGTGTCTGCATGATACTAACCAAAATATTATACCTGATATGGAACTTGCAATACACAATTGGATGCGTGCTGAAACGATAGAAACAACGATAAAAAGAGTTTCTGCGATTGGATATACCAGGCTCGAAGTTGCCGGGAACCCTGATCAGTACAATACAAAGGACGTAAGAAAACTAATGAAAGCGCATGGGCTGAGTTGCTGGGGTTCTGTAACATTAATGCTTGGCGAGCGTAACCTGCTGGCCAGTAATGAGGGGCAACGGGCAGCTTCCGTTCAGTACGTAAAAGATGTAGTGAAAATGGTGAAAGAACTTGATGGCCATATGGTTTCTGTTGTTCCTGCTACAGTAGGCAAGTTGGTGCCCGATGGCCGCAAGGAAGAGGAGTGGGGCTGGGCTGTTAACGCCATGAAAGAAATATACGAATACAGCGAAGCCGCAGGCGTACTGTTGGGCATTGAGCCTATTAACCGGTTTGAAACCTATTTTATTAACCGTGCCGAACAGGCATTGGCACTGGCTGCAGCAGTTGGCCCGAACTGTGGCGTATGTTTGGATACTTTCCACATGAATATCGAAGAAACAGATTTGTTTGAATCCATTAGGAAAGCGAAGGGGAAACTGGTAGGTTTTCATGTGGCAGATAATAACCGCATGGCACCGGGAATGGGAAATCTCAACTGGCAAAAGATCATCGATACCCTTCGGGAAATAAATTATAACGAGGTCCTTTCTGTAGAGTTTTGTGCCCCATTAGATCGTACTCCCGCCAATCCTTATCCTGGAGCTATAGACGAAAAGCCCGAAAACCTTAGTCCCGAGCAGGAGAAATTCCTGATAGACCATGGTAGCTCGTCGGTTACCGATGCATTTTATACCATGCTAACCCAACAATCATTTAATACCTTATCAAAACTTATTTAAGGTCTGAAAGGATCATAAGCATAGTGCTTAGCAACAGCAATGAGCCGTGACTGCATGCGATTAAACACTAGCGCCATACAAACACTTTCATAACCGATAAAAGACAAATTATATTTTAATGAAAATAACAAATGTAGAAGCATTTTGGTTACGTTGCCCCATACCTGAGGCGAAACAACACGTATCAGATTATGGGCTGCTTACCAATTTTGATATGACCCTTGTGGTAATCACAACAGATACAGGATTGCAGGGCTTTGGAGAAGCCAAGGCTGCAGTAGGCTCTTCAGGCGTATGTGCTTCCATTGTAAACTGTATAGAAAACGAACTCAAGCCCGTATTGTTGGGCAAGTCTGTAAAAGACATTACCCGGCTTTGGGAAGAAATGTATAATGGAACAAGAGACCATTATGCATTGTCGAGAGGAAGAAAATTCCCTATCCTTGGACGGCGGGGCCTTACGGTATCTGCCATGAGTGGGATCGATACCGCACTATGGGATTTGAAAGGCAAAATGCTGAACGTTCCAGTACTTGATTTGCTTGGCGGTGCCTGCAGAGATAAAATGCCTGCTTACGCAAGTGGGGGGTGGGCAGACCTGGAACATATAGGCGAGCAGTTGAATGGCTATGTGAGTAAAGGGTTTGGGGGAGTGAAAATGCGTGTAGGCGTAATGGATGGTACCGTACAGAAAAGTATAGATCGGGTAAAAGCAGCCAGAGCAGCACTGGCGCCTGAAATTAAGTTAATGGTTGATGCACACGGCACGTTCAGCGTACCCGAGGCAAAGCAATTTTGCCGGGGCGTAGAAGATTGTAACATCTATTGGTTTGAAGAGCCAGTTAGTCCCGACAATAGGAAAGGAACAGCAGAAGTAAGGGCTGCTACCCACATACCCATTGCCGCCGGCGAAAGTGAGTTTACCAGTTTTGATATACACGATCTTTTGCAAATCAGGGCTATAGATGTTGTTCAGCCCGATGCAGCCATTATTGGCGGCATTTCAGAAGCTATGCGGGCCGGGCATCTGGCCAGTGTGCACCAGGTAGAGCTGGCACCACATTGCTGGGGCTCAGCATTTTCTTTCATGGCAGGGTTAACTGTAGCATTCGCAAGCCCCTCGGCAACCATTATTGAGTTCTCTTTAGGAGGAAACCCCATGATGTACGACCTGGTGAACGAACAAATTAATGTAATCAACGGCGAAATTGCCGCACCTTCTGCTCCAGGACTGGGATTAACCCCTAACTGGGATTTTGTAAAACAGTTTAAACAGCCAGTATAAAATAATTAATTATGGCAAAGGCACTTAAAATTAATCATGTAACGCTCATTGTAGATAATCTGGAAAAAGCAGGAGATTTCTACAGGCAGGAACTTGGCCTTGAGCCACTCCCTGCTTTTAAGTTCGATTACCCTGTAATGTTTTTCAGGTTTAATGATGAACAACAATTGCATATTTCGGAATGGGAAGACCGCACGTCATTTCGCGGGCATATCTGTGTACAGGTAGACGATTTCAGCAGTATCTTTTTCCGCATGAAAGCGTTGAATGCCATTGATGTTAACCCCTGGGGGAAAGTGAGGGAATTGCCAGATGGAGCTATGCAGATGTTTGTACGCGATCCCGCTGGCAACCTGGTAGAAATTTCTTCAATACCTGGAGCTGAAGTAGACGAACGGATATTTAAAGATGAGCTTTATGAAGCAGGTTTATACGTTTCGAACAGGAACGATTTCAGAGGCTTAAAATCAGATGACGCTACTTTATACCATAAAAAGTAATGAAGAAAAACGTATTGTTACTCGAAACTATTGCCGAAGAAGCACTTTCGCTGCTAGCCGAAAATGCGCATGTATTCAAAGGATATGAAGCAGGTGGGCTAAATGAGGTTTTGGGAAAGGTAGAAATACATGCCGTTATTACCAGGGGGAAGGGGCAGATTGATAAGCCTTTAATGGATGCCTTTTCTAATTTGCAGGTGGTAGCCAGGTGCGGCGTGGGACTTGATAATGTGGATGTGGCTGAAGCGACAGCAAGAAAGATCAGGGTAGTTAATGCGCCGGGCAGTAATGCAGCCACTATTGCAGAACACACGCTCGCTTTAATGCTGATGGCAATGCGTAATTTATATCAGTCGGTAGAAAGGGTTAAACAGGGTGACTGGAACTGGCGTAACCAATATGCAGGAGATGAACTGAATGGCAAAACGCTTGGTATATTGGGCATGGGAAATATAGGGAAACGGGTGGCCAAACTAGCTGAGGCTTTTGGTATGAAGGTATTTTACTGGAGCAGAACAGCACGACAGCTGCCTATGGATGAAGTTTTAAAACAATCAGATATAGTAAGTTTACATCTTCCCTTAACTCCCGAAACGAATGAGATTATCGGGGCTAAGCAACTGACGTTAATGAAACCTGGATCATTCCTGATCAATACCGCAAGGGGCGCACTGATCAATCATGAGGCGCTTCTCGATGCGTTGAATGCAAATACCATTGCCGGATTTGCAGCAGATGTGCTGCCCGATGAACCACCCGTAGAGAGCCTTTCGGTTGTACAACATCCGCACGCAATTATTACCCCTCACGCAGCCAGTCTTACAGCCGCTACCTACCAGCGGATGTGCTTGCTTACCGTGAAGAATGTACTTGCCATACTTGGTGGCGGGCAGGCTGATTTAAATAGTGTATATAACCGCGATTCCTTTATTTGATAACCATTAATCCCTAATAAAATGAATAATTTTTGTGTTGGTTTATTATTAACCCTGAGTACAGTTCTTTGCTGTGCGCCATCTACGCAAAAGGCTAAAAAGCCACTCGTTGTTTTTGTGTGCGGCGATCATGAATATAGCGGAGAAGAAACGCTGCCCATTATTGCTGCCGAACTGGAAAAGAACTATGGCATGAGGGCCGTTGTACTCAAAGCATCTCCAGACCACAATAGCGAAGAAAATATTCCCGGACTGGAAATATTAAAAGAAGCAGATTTAGCTGTTTTCTACTTGCGGTGGCGAAGACTTCCCGCCGAACAACTTGCGCACATTGAAACCTACCTGAAGTCGGGAAAACCAGTAATGGGCTTTCGTACCACTACACATGCATTTAATTTCCCTAAGGGGCACCCCAGCGAAAAATGGAATGCTTTCGGTGAGTTCGCGTTAAATGCGCCTCCGGGCTGGGGCGGGAAAGCTAAACATACACACTATGGCCATAACAGCAGCACCGATGTGAGCATTGCTCCTGCGGCATCAAACAATCCTATTCTTACAGGCGTAGCAAAAGATTTTCACGTTCGCTCTTGGTTGTACCATGTAGTGCCCGATTATCCCACAAAAGGATCAACAACATTGCTTACAGGCAAAGCCGTAAATCCTGATAGAGCCGCCGTAGAAAATCCGGTAGCCTGGACAGGTACCAATACTTTCGGTGGAAAGGTTTTTATGACCACGATGGGGCATCCCGAAGATTTCAGAATTGAGGCTTTCCAACGCCTTGTAATTAATGCCATTCATGATGAACTGGGCTTAAAAGTGCCAAAGAAATGGAAAGGTAAAATGGATATCCAGGTACCATACCGTGTAGCTAAGTAAACCTGCTTAAAGATGACGAGAATAATAAAGATCAGCCTGTTGTGCCTCATCGTGGCAATACCCACAATGGTGATAATAAACGCCTTTAAATACAAAGCCTCGCCGCTTGTTATGGCTAAAGGCACACGTATTGCCCTGATTGGCAATAACCTGGGGTCGAGAATGATCAATTACGATAATTTTGAAACAGAATTGCAGCTTCGTTTCCCAACGCACCAATTATTTATTCGTAACATGTGTAACCCGGCAGAAACGCCCGGTTTCAGACCTCATGCAAGCAGAAATTCTCCCTGGGCTTTTCCCGGTGCAGAAAAGTTTCAGGTAGAGCGGGCTAACCTTGTTAAAAGAAAAGATGCAGGCGGTACATTAGAAATGGAAGATCCCGGAGAGGGCTTTTTTGAAACACCCGATCAATGGCTTACCAGGTTAAAAACAGATGTAATCATTTCCTTTTTTGGGTTTAACGAATCTTTTGAAGGGAAAGCGGGGCTTGATAACTATAAAGCCGAACTGGATGCCTTTATTAAATGGACGCTGAAACAAAAATATAACGGCACTTCAGGGCCACAGCTCGTCATCGTATCGCCCATTGCTTTTGAAAACCTTAAGGGTAAAACCAAATATGATTTGCCCGATGGTAAGCAGGAAAATGAAAACCTGCTACTGTACACCAATGCAATGAGAGAAGTGGCTGCTGCAAATAGGGTTCGCTTTGTTGATGTATTTAACCCGACACTAGAATGGTATAAAAATGCCTCAAGCCCATTAACCATTGATGGGTCTCAACTAAACGAAGAGGGTTATAAAAAACTCGGGGTCTTGCTTGCAGATCAGATTTTTGGAAAAAACGCAGCCGAAGCAGAAACGAACAGGAAGCTAGTGCATGATGCTGTAATGGAAAAAAACTGGATGTGGCTAAATGATTTTAAAATCCCTAACGGAGTGCACGTGTATGGTCGCAGGTATAAACCTTACGGGCCTGATAATTTCCCGGCAGAGATAAAGAAGATTCGCGAAATGACGCTGATCAGGGATACTGCCGTTTGGCTGGCAGCAGCTAAAGGACAGAAAATGGATATTGAGGCAGCTGATAAGCATACCACCGTTTTGCCAGAGGTAAAAACCAATTATACACCAAGTAAAAAAAATGGCAATCTTAAATACCTGATCGGGCAGGAAGCAGTAAACAGTTTAACTGTGCCGCCGGGGTTCAAAGTAGAATTATTTGCCTCAGAAACCGAATTCAGCTTTTTGGCCAAGCCCGTGCAGTTGTCATTTGATAACAAAGGGCGCTTGTGGGTGGCGGTAATGCCTACTTATCCACAATATAAGGTTGGAGACTCAAAGCCTAATGACAAGATCATTATTCTCGAAGATACCAATAACGACGGCAAGGCCGATAAACAAACCGTTTTTGCCGATGGCCTTCATTTACCGCTTGGCTTTGAAATTGCGGCAGAAGGGGTATATGTTGCCCAGGGAAATAATTTTATTCTGCTTACAGATACCGACGGGGATGATAAAGCTGATAAAAAGGAGATTTTGCTCAGTGGTTTTGATGATCACGATTCTCA is drawn from Pedobacter sp. HDW13 and contains these coding sequences:
- a CDS encoding glycosyltransferase → MNLRILISVVLPVYNGQDYIKKAIDSILNQTFDNFELIIIDDCSTDNTVSIIEQFKDKRIRLIRNPTNKGNYACRNIGNSISKGKYIAVMDADDISLPNRLQVQYNYLERYLKLGLVGSFGQFINEIDQKVGILRKPVEHNYIKLFLFRDNCFIHSSMMYRASFLKRFHICYNERLKFAADYDFAIRCSKKFKVMNIPEVLVEYRSHGNQISQEKRIEQLQFADQIRLCQLRQFKIKYVPIELNVHFKMLQIKLCEKDLESAVIWCNRLIEANERFKIYNHKHFYEFLDLTLSFSFQNSEANSWPIEQEMIDFIKDKITSGKKILEFGSGNGTNVLLENFEVHSIEHDIDFVTNRGKSHFCIHSPIKAGWYDRQAVLEVLQQSFDFMLVDGPPVELKAGILDHLDLFTGIECPVIFDDVNRPLDFNVMETFCLRLNYSPEIIQGRHKQFAYCTKQL
- a CDS encoding peptidase domain-containing ABC transporter; this translates as MKKFPFYKQPDQMDCGPTCIRMIARYYGRNYSLQRLREISGINRAGVSLLGISEAAEKIGFRTTGVKLTVSKLQEMEMPCILHWRQNHFVVLYKVEKNSIFYIADPARGLIKYNKDEFVKFWENTRNENGGLGIALAIEPSPEFYQQIGDPNKRLDITYILGYLVKYKSLIIQLFMGLGVGSLLQLILPFLTQAVVDIGINTRNLNFIYIVLIAQTMLFLGRMSVDFIRAWILLHISTRINISILTDFLIKLMKLPMSFFETKMTGDIMQRMSDQGRIQTFLTGSSLSTVFSLFNLIAFAFVLAYYNLDVFLIFVVSSILYSIVVIIFLKKRRELDFKRFDIASQNQSTVVQLISGMQEIKLNNCEQQKRWEWERVQASLFKFSIKSLALGQIQQFFAFFINEGKNILITFLVAKSVVDGQLTLGGMMAVQYIVGQLNSPIEQFLGFLQGFQDAKISLERLNEVHELENEEPLGKQFLFDLPKHTTIKLNQLSFTYPGAGNDPVLSNINLEIPVGKTTAIVGMSGSGKTTILKLLLRFYEPQKGEIKIGSSNINQVSFKFWRGKCGIVMQDGYIFSDTIARNIAVADEYPDIEKLQHAIKVANIADFVDELPLGIHTKIGAAGNGISQGQKQRILIARAVYKNPEYIFFDEATNALDANNEKIIMENLESFFEGRTVVVVAHRLSTVKNADNIVVLDKGLIIEQGTHLELTQRKGDYYQLVKNQLELGN
- a CDS encoding HlyD family secretion protein translates to MNNKLGTIDSKIHQADSLKLPEQSYVDINSEEVQEIIASVPSWILRSGNTVIFIVLLGILLMSSLIEYPDVVKTGLKINSLNSPKPILAKQNAKLTKLLAKDGETVEENQILAYFESTANPVDILEVNEKLLIIKHNILNNIDKELILPAAMNLGELQTSYQNFYQQYLAFLSTKKNGYYINKATFLERDLQDISSLKTQIFKQQKIQEQEYANNEKEYKAYKQLYEKKVISRNEFSEHENKYLAAKYPLQQTETAILNNSTANNAKRKELLDIRHTIAEEQAKFIQSLNQCIGDSDAWIQLYVLRAPVKGRLSYAGIIQQNQNILAGQEVFIVNPGNTDFFGEMQIPQYNMGKIHRGERTLIKLKSYPFEQFGTIRGRLTYISDVAYQDSVFIAKVSFEKFENKDKYNKIVLKNGMLADAEIITEESSLLLRFFRNIKKMMTTQ
- a CDS encoding peptidyl-tRNA hydrolase, whose product is MKMYILVKREVPDKMVPVITAHASLACFRKFENTANMQTWINGIFKKVVCVVSETEFANAKKEADHIVLTESALNNQEACIAFSPREEYPKMFKFFKMWVPNNNE
- a CDS encoding AraC family transcriptional regulator, translated to MKVSYRPISTPEDASFAIKEYCQPQFTSTFHFHHSYELILIVKSSGQVYVGNKVMNYKEGDVFMFGPGLVHCFSSDILTTTDEEVAHAIVVQFSADFMGKDFFETLELRAVKELLQQSIYGIKFDTSAASTSTRFFQFQPNQQMKNLILLLQILEELSLSSKQGALLITDDSRKIRHNESNAKKLASIFNYVFENYHREIDIQSAASIACMSKAAFCRYFKNSTHKTFSQFVNEIRVSHATKLLIGKDNNITAICYACGFDNVSYFNRQFKIRQGISPREYRKVFMESNADRPFLRHTD
- a CDS encoding sugar phosphate isomerase/epimerase codes for the protein MELAIHNWMRAETIETTIKRVSAIGYTRLEVAGNPDQYNTKDVRKLMKAHGLSCWGSVTLMLGERNLLASNEGQRAASVQYVKDVVKMVKELDGHMVSVVPATVGKLVPDGRKEEEWGWAVNAMKEIYEYSEAAGVLLGIEPINRFETYFINRAEQALALAAAVGPNCGVCLDTFHMNIEETDLFESIRKAKGKLVGFHVADNNRMAPGMGNLNWQKIIDTLREINYNEVLSVEFCAPLDRTPANPYPGAIDEKPENLSPEQEKFLIDHGSSSVTDAFYTMLTQQSFNTLSKLI